Proteins encoded by one window of Arachis ipaensis cultivar K30076 chromosome B04, Araip1.1, whole genome shotgun sequence:
- the LOC110270912 gene encoding uncharacterized protein LOC110270912, producing MVLHVGNLRFNLYEPHPNNIKCDYLASYENKTGIISPSKLRMKLIGHRKKDGSNINSSRTFPSRIDNAEFVNSLLPSNNGNPDDESLHFISFYFLCVYDEWQ from the exons ATGGTTTTACATGTTGGAAACCTTCGTTTCAATCTTTATGAGCCTCATCCCAACAATATCAAGTGTGACTACCTAGCAAGTTATGAAAACAAG ACTGGAATAATTTCCCCAAGTAAACTGAGGATGAAGCTTATAGGTCACAGAAAGAAGGATGGATCCAACATTAACTCATCCAGAACTTTTCCTTCCAGAATTGATAATGCTGAATTTGTCAACAGTTTACTACCCTCTAACAATGGCAACCCTGACGATGAAAGTCTGCATTTCATTTCTTTCTATTTCTTGTGTGTATATGATGAATGGCAATGA